The stretch of DNA GAAACGGCTCCCTCCTTTAATAGGCCCTTTACAGTTACACGTATGATGCGCTTTATTGAAGAGCATGCAACAACCTCCTTTAAAGTAGAAGAAGTGGCGAAGCACGCTGGGCTTAGCGTTTCTCGCTCAGTTCATTTGTTTAAAAGCAGTGTTGGAAAAACAATGATTGAGTACGCCCTCGAAGTCCGTTTGTCTGCTGCGATGGAGCGAATGAAATACACCACGATGACACTTGAGCAAATTGCCGAGGATTGCGGTTTCGGATCCTACCCTTATTTTCATAGAGTATTTCAAAAAAAGTATAGCATAGCTCCCGGTGCGTATAGGCAGCAGGAATAATTTTTGGATGGAACTGTAACAAAATAAGACTCCTCTTGCATCGATTAGATACAGTGGAGTCTTTTTTATTTTTTCATATGTTTTGATTAAAATTCTTCAGACAAGTTAACTTCTACTCCAAAATGGTCGGAAACAACCATTCGATTGACATTATTAAAGATTACCTTTGAATAGTCTACCTGAACAGGCTTATTCGTTAAAATTAAATCAATTCTTAGGTCTTGCTTGTTGTTGCTCCAACCTGAGATTTTCCCTTTCACGGTAATTCCTTCATCTTTTTCATCCGTCATTTGGTAAGTATCATAAAGACCATGGTTGATCAAATACTCATATCCCTCTCCCTTAAGAGAAGCATCGTTGTTAAAATCACCCATGAGATAAACGGTTTGATCCAAATTTATATGCTGCAGCAGCTTGTCCGCTTGCCCCTTAAAAGGTTCCTCTTCATCGTGCCACCACCCCATATGACAGGAATAAAAGGTTAGTAATTTGTTATTGTAGGAAATGGTTGCTCCGACAATTCTACGTGTTTTCCAGTTAGTAGCGTAATCTACACTGTCAGAAACGAAGAATGAGTGTTCCTCAACGATTGGGTGCTTCGTTAGAATGGCAACGCCTTCCTCATAGGTGCCATTTGTAATATAGTGGGATACATCCCACACTAAGAAATATTCAGCTACACCCAGCTTTTCTAACTCTTGTAACAAAACATATACATAATTGTTTTTCTTAACTTTCCCGTCCACATACTCTGCTTCAAGTGCTTGACTTACCTCTTGCAATGCAATGACATCATATGATTTTTCCTTAATGGTTTGTGCCAAGTATTTTATCTTTTCTATTTGATTTTCCTCATGCCATGAATGGCAATTTAAAGTTAAAAGTCTCATTTATGTATTACCTCGATGTTTTTTTAAAATATTGTATCACTACCATCTAAAGTTGGAAATAAACTTGAGAAACTCTATTTGTTTTGAATGTTCATATTTCATAATCGCGTGGGTGTTAGCTTCAGGCAAATTGATAGACTCACAATGTACTTCAATCAATCTGCCTTCTAATAACTCTCTTCTCACAGTAGAGGTTGGCAGGAAGGATACTCCTAACCCCTCAATAATAAACCTTTTGGTAATGTGCACCTGTGACACCTTCATCATTCGGACACTTGGATACTTACTTTTTACCACTCTTGAAAGAAGATCCCAATAACCTGGATGATTGTGAGTTAACAGATAATTGGTTGTTAACACTTCTTCTTCATCTAAGGGAGGTGCTGATTCTGAATCTCTCCCATCGTGTGGGGCAACTAATATTACGTTATCTTTAGCTAAAAGCTTACAAATCAAACTCTGATTTGTACTGTTCAAACAAGACAGCCCCAAATCTACTTCTTCCCTTAAGACAGCCTGTTCAATTTCAACAGATTCAATAATTTTGACAGAAATCTCCACTTCCGGATACTGCTTTGTATAGCTTTTTAATACGTAAGGTAAAATCGTATCAGCGATTAGAGGGGATATACCAAGTGTTAACTTCCTTGTGTATCCTTGACTAAAGGTATTCAAATCCTCGAGCCCCTGTTGATAAACCTCCAGCAATTTCTTCGCGTGAATCAAATATCGTTTTCCTTCCTCAGTCAGTTTAATTTTTCTTCCCTCTCGATGAAATAAAAGAATACCCAGCTCTTTTTCCAGCTGTTTTATATGAACCGTTACAGAAGGCTGTGAAATGAATAATAATTCTGCTGTTCTTCTGAAATTCCCACAATCTGCTGCAGTAACAAATGTATTAAGCCACTGAAACTCCATACCCACTACTCCTTATGAAAAATATTAATCAATTACTTTAAAATTATTCAATATTCTTAATTATGTTTATTTTATAGAATATAGTAATCAAAGGGAAGGAGTGATTGGATGATGAACAAAGGTTTGAAAGGAATTGTTGCGGCGGATACAGCCATTAGTCATATTGATGGGGAGAAGGGTCAACTCATTTATAGGGGATATGAAATTAGGAGTCTTACACAAAAATATTCTTTCGAGGAAACAGCCTACCTCCTTTGGTACGGGGAATTACCCAATGCCGAACAGCTAGGCATCCTGAAAGATAAGATGAGAAATGAACGGGTTCTACAAGAAAATATTAGGCAAATAATTGACCTGCTGCCACCTTCCATGGATATGATGAGTGTCATTCGAACGGCCATTTCAGCAGAAGGCAGTAATTCTGATTATACCTGGAAGCCCACCCTACAACAGGCTATCAGATTAACTTCTCTCGTTCCGACGATTATTGCCTATCGGAAACGAAAGCTGGAGGGTAACACGGTTGTCCCTCCTCGAATGGATTTAGATCATGTGGAAAATTATCTTTATATGCTTGATGGAAACCTGCCATTAGCGGCACATGTGGAAGCTCTAGAGACCTATATGCTTTTAACTCTTGAACATGGTATGAACGCTTCAACCTTTTCCGCTAGAGTGACCGCTTCAACAGAATCTGATATCGTATCAGCCGTCACGTCTGCCATCGGCACGATGAAGGGACCACTTCATGGCGGTGCACCGTCAGGAGTCATTGAGCTTCTAAATGAAATAGCTTTAGTGGGTGATCCTGAAAGCGTGATAAAGGAGAAGTTAACTAAAGGAGAAAAATTGATGGGGTTCGGACACAGAGTTTATAAAACTCATGATCCGCGAGCTATTTCCTTAAAGAGTAAACTCTTAGAGCTTGTTGGTAAGGATGAATGGTTGGACCTAGCGATGAAGGTAGAAGATACCGCGGTAAAGGTATTAGCTGAAATCAAACCGGGCCGTTCCCTTTATACAAACGTGGAATTTTACGCTGCCGCCATCATGAAAGCCATTAATATGGAAGCAGAATTGTTCACACCTACCTTTACTGCTAGCAGAATGGTCGGCTGGACCGCTCATATCCTCGAACAGGCCGAAAACAACACCATCTATCGTCCACAAGCAAACTATATTGGAGTGATAAAAGAATGACAGGTGTTAGGCACCTGTCATTCTGCACAAAAAACTAATCAAACGTTTGATTAGTTTTTTTAGCCTAATTTTGTTCGTGTAGCTGCTGGCTGATATTTTTTCATCGGTCCCTTTTCAAGCACTTCTTGAAGATAGAGGTTCCCTTTCGGACTTGTTTTCTTAAGCAAATCCATCAAGTATGTAATATCGTCTAGCGCCCTATGTGTTTGGTAATTGGTAATATCGTGTGCTTGTAATAGAGTGAGAAGTTTACCGTTTGGAAAACCGTAATTTTTCCATGGTACCCCTCTCATCGTACAATACCACTTCAAATCATTAACCTCTGGATACATGTGAAAAAGAAAGCTTCGGTCAAAGGAAGCATTATGGGCAAATACAGAATCTGCACGATGAAAATAGGTTTTTATTTTCCCATCGAGAAAGGTTTTTCCTTTTACTAAGTCGTAAGGAATTCCGTGAACACGATAGGCTGTATCATAATTATTCCTTGCCGTACGAGAGAGCGGCTCGCGTAAGAAGGAATCCTCTTCAATAATATCGACAATTTCTCCTGAATCTGTCCGATACGAAAATAGCTTCAGGGCTAATTCAATAACCTCATCCTTGGTAGGACCTAAACCTGTTGTTTCAACGTCCACAAGCAACCCAAATTTTTCTAAACTCTGCAAAATGATCATCCTTTTTACATTCTAATGTTAATCCTATTATAACAGAGGTTACTAGGCAGTCCTATCACTATCCAGTTAGGAACCTTTTTCCATTCCGGCAAGAAATGCTTGAATAATCATTAACAAGCTTTCATCCAAATCTAAGGATAGTTTAAATCCACCCCGTTGCTCTAAGGAAGAAAAACCATGTAAAATACTGCGCAATCCTCTTACTGCATGCAAAGCCTGATCTCCCTCTAAACGATAGGCACTTAATACCCTCACAGAAAGCTCCACAATTTTTGCTCCTGCCTGTTGCACCTCCACATCCTCTGGATCTGGCGCGAGTAGGGTTGCCTCATACACGCCAGGATGCATCCGCGCAAAATTTACATATGCCTGGCTCATAGCTAGAACCGCTTCGGTGCCTGACACTCCAATCGCCGCATCAGCCATTTCCGCATACAGCCGGTCAATGCCATAAATAGCTAATTGCTTCCTAAGGCCAGGTAAACCCTCAAAGTGATTATATAAAGAAGGAGGGCGGATATTTAGCTTTTTAGCCAGGTTTGCAAGTGTTACCTCTTGCATTCCCTTTTGATCCGCCAGTTCTCCTGCTGTTTCTAGTATCGTTGCCAAGTCTAGTGCTACTTTTGGTCTTGGTGACATCTCATCTGTTCTCCTATCCGATTTTCTGTTCTAGATGTTGAATTGCCCGTTCCATGATTGGTACAGGATTTTCTATCATTTCTCCGTGTCCAACGGCAAGGAGCTTCGGTTCGTAACTCACTAATTTCTTTGCACTGGCTAGTGCCGTCCGCTTACTCCATGTACCAAAGGCCGGGAATGGGAACAATGGTTTTACATCTCCTGCCACTGCCACGCCACCTCTTGTTTGGAAAGCATCCCCCGCAATTACTGCCTTAGTCCGTAAGTCTAAAAAAGATAAAGATCCCGGTGTATGGCCTGGAGTTTCGATTGCTGTAAGTGACCCAATCAAGTCACCTTCCTTCAATAATACATTTGCTCTTGTCTTCAATTTTTTCGGAACCCCACCCTTAATTGGTGTGTTGTCTTCATGCGTATCAAGCGAGCGGTCGCCATTCATTAATCGATGATCGCGTGTAGAGATATAAACCGGTACATCGGGCAGCCTTTCTTTGATTGCATCCAATGCTCCAACATGGTCCTCATGTGCATGCGTCAATATAATCTTTTTAATGGGTTTCCCGATCTTCTCAGCAGCCTGAATAATCCCCTTTGCACAGAAACCAAGTGCCGCATCAATCAACGTTAATCCTTCCTCTTCCTCCACTAAGTAGCAATTGACTGGAAAAAAATTGGCCATAAACGTAACTTGATACAAGTATCCATTTTTAATAATCCTCATTTCGCCATCCCCTTTTAACTAATATCGTTAGTTTTATTTTAACTAATGATATTAGTTAAATCAAGTTTTTTCTTTAATAATTTATATATTTTTATTTTTTCCAAAAGATACTAATAAGATTTCAAAATGAAATGGTTTAATTAAGTTGACACTTAATTAAGTGTAGACTAAAATAATACCATGATTGAAAAAGTCCTTCATGCATTAGCAGAACCTAGACGTAGAGATATTTTATATCTCGTTCGTGATGGAGAGCTTACCTCCAGCGCGATTGCTTCACATTTTGACATTTCAGCTCCAGCAGTTTCTCAGCATCTCAAGGTTCTCGAACAATCTGGACTAGTTGTTGTTCGGAGAGACGGAACAAAACGGTATTACGGAATTAGAAGGGATGGATTTGCAGAATTAAAGCAATATATTGACCGTTTTTGGGATGATAGTTTACTTCGCCTGAAAGAAGCTGCCGAAGAGGAAGAAAGGAGAATCCAAAATGAATCAGACAAATAGTGAAATAATAACAAAAGAAATTTTTATTGAAGCACGTCCGGAAACTTTATTTTCCTTCTTTACCGATGCTGACAAAATGGTCCGTTGGATGGGAAGACATATACTGCTCGAGCCAAAAATCGGCGGTAAATACCGGATCGATGTTAATGGAAGCGATATTGCCATGGGTGAATATGTAGAAATTGTTCCTTTTGAAAAAATCGTCATGACATGGGGATGGGAGAAATCAAAGCTTGTCCCTCCAGGCTCGAGCAAGGTTGAATTCCAATTGACTCCTATGGAAAACGGAACGCAATTGGTATTAACTCATTATGATTTGCCAGCCGAAGAAATCCCTTCACACAATCAAGGCTGGTCTCATTACATGCCTCGTATCAAAGATTTTGCGGAAGGTAACGACCCTGGTG from Bacillus sp. SLBN-46 encodes:
- a CDS encoding MBL fold metallo-hydrolase; its protein translation is MRIIKNGYLYQVTFMANFFPVNCYLVEEEEGLTLIDAALGFCAKGIIQAAEKIGKPIKKIILTHAHEDHVGALDAIKERLPDVPVYISTRDHRLMNGDRSLDTHEDNTPIKGGVPKKLKTRANVLLKEGDLIGSLTAIETPGHTPGSLSFLDLRTKAVIAGDAFQTRGGVAVAGDVKPLFPFPAFGTWSKRTALASAKKLVSYEPKLLAVGHGEMIENPVPIMERAIQHLEQKIG
- a CDS encoding endonuclease/exonuclease/phosphatase family protein encodes the protein MRLLTLNCHSWHEENQIEKIKYLAQTIKEKSYDVIALQEVSQALEAEYVDGKVKKNNYVYVLLQELEKLGVAEYFLVWDVSHYITNGTYEEGVAILTKHPIVEEHSFFVSDSVDYATNWKTRRIVGATISYNNKLLTFYSCHMGWWHDEEEPFKGQADKLLQHINLDQTVYLMGDFNNDASLKGEGYEYLINHGLYDTYQMTDEKDEGITVKGKISGWSNNKQDLRIDLILTNKPVQVDYSKVIFNNVNRMVVSDHFGVEVNLSEEF
- a CDS encoding exonuclease domain-containing protein; amino-acid sequence: MQSLEKFGLLVDVETTGLGPTKDEVIELALKLFSYRTDSGEIVDIIEEDSFLREPLSRTARNNYDTAYRVHGIPYDLVKGKTFLDGKIKTYFHRADSVFAHNASFDRSFLFHMYPEVNDLKWYCTMRGVPWKNYGFPNGKLLTLLQAHDITNYQTHRALDDITYLMDLLKKTSPKGNLYLQEVLEKGPMKKYQPAATRTKLG
- a CDS encoding TetR/AcrR family transcriptional regulator, translating into MSPRPKVALDLATILETAGELADQKGMQEVTLANLAKKLNIRPPSLYNHFEGLPGLRKQLAIYGIDRLYAEMADAAIGVSGTEAVLAMSQAYVNFARMHPGVYEATLLAPDPEDVEVQQAGAKIVELSVRVLSAYRLEGDQALHAVRGLRSILHGFSSLEQRGGFKLSLDLDESLLMIIQAFLAGMEKGS
- a CDS encoding citrate synthase/methylcitrate synthase; this translates as MMNKGLKGIVAADTAISHIDGEKGQLIYRGYEIRSLTQKYSFEETAYLLWYGELPNAEQLGILKDKMRNERVLQENIRQIIDLLPPSMDMMSVIRTAISAEGSNSDYTWKPTLQQAIRLTSLVPTIIAYRKRKLEGNTVVPPRMDLDHVENYLYMLDGNLPLAAHVEALETYMLLTLEHGMNASTFSARVTASTESDIVSAVTSAIGTMKGPLHGGAPSGVIELLNEIALVGDPESVIKEKLTKGEKLMGFGHRVYKTHDPRAISLKSKLLELVGKDEWLDLAMKVEDTAVKVLAEIKPGRSLYTNVEFYAAAIMKAINMEAELFTPTFTASRMVGWTAHILEQAENNTIYRPQANYIGVIKE
- a CDS encoding metalloregulator ArsR/SmtB family transcription factor, coding for MIEKVLHALAEPRRRDILYLVRDGELTSSAIASHFDISAPAVSQHLKVLEQSGLVVVRRDGTKRYYGIRRDGFAELKQYIDRFWDDSLLRLKEAAEEEERRIQNESDK
- a CDS encoding SRPBCC domain-containing protein encodes the protein MNQTNSEIITKEIFIEARPETLFSFFTDADKMVRWMGRHILLEPKIGGKYRIDVNGSDIAMGEYVEIVPFEKIVMTWGWEKSKLVPPGSSKVEFQLTPMENGTQLVLTHYDLPAEEIPSHNQGWSHYMPRIKDFAEGNDPGVDPWSVVAMH
- a CDS encoding LysR family transcriptional regulator, which encodes MEFQWLNTFVTAADCGNFRRTAELLFISQPSVTVHIKQLEKELGILLFHREGRKIKLTEEGKRYLIHAKKLLEVYQQGLEDLNTFSQGYTRKLTLGISPLIADTILPYVLKSYTKQYPEVEISVKIIESVEIEQAVLREEVDLGLSCLNSTNQSLICKLLAKDNVILVAPHDGRDSESAPPLDEEEVLTTNYLLTHNHPGYWDLLSRVVKSKYPSVRMMKVSQVHITKRFIIEGLGVSFLPTSTVRRELLEGRLIEVHCESINLPEANTHAIMKYEHSKQIEFLKFISNFRW